DNA sequence from the Dreissena polymorpha isolate Duluth1 chromosome 3, UMN_Dpol_1.0, whole genome shotgun sequence genome:
acttaaccaaattatcaattttctaagtacaaaaagggcacataattccgtcaaaatgccagtcagagctacctAAGTTTTGCTGctcagtccccttacgatagttagtaagtgatgcaagtatgaaagcaatagctttgatactttagtaaaaaagtggatttaaacacaaaacttaacaaaaaatttcaattttcaagtataaaaagggcacataattctgtcaaaatgcaagccagaattatgtaactttgtctgcccagtcccctcatgatagtaagtaagtgtaccaagtttgaatgcaatagcattgatactttatgagaaaagtgtacctaaacgaaaaacttaaccggacgccgacgccaacgccaacgccgacgccgacgccaaggtgatgacaatagctcataattttttttcaaaaaatagatgagctaataaaatggacctaaacacaaaacttaaccaaaattttcaattttctaagtataaaaagggcacataattctgtcaaaatgcatgccagagttatcttactttgcctgcccagtcccctcatgatagtaagtaagtgtaccaagtttgaatgcaatagcattgatacttactgagaaaagtggaactaaacgcaaaacttaaccaaaattttcaattttttaagtataaaaagggcacataattctgtcaaaatgcacgccagagttatctaactttgcctgcccagtcccctcatgatagtaagtaagtgtaccaagtttgaatgcaatagcattgatactttctgagaaaagtggacctaaacgcaaaacttaaccggacgccgacgccaacgccaacgccaacgccaacgccaacgccaacgccgacgccaaggtgatgacaatagctcataattttttttcaaaaaatagatgagctaaaaataatacaCTAGAGCATATCTTTTAGAAATAATACacttgagcatttttttaaaaaatacactagagggtatttaaaaaaacaaacactagagcgtatttttttaagatacactagagcgtatttaaaaaataaatacactagagcgtacttaagtgtatttttcatgttttcttatgtatattaaaacgcttaaaatacGCTTGAAGTGTACATTTTGGGGTACAAAAAACCAGTAAGCCTATTAGTACACTTCACCAAAAAAATGTACTTAAGCATATTAGCTCCACTGGAAAAAAcacttaaatacactttaaaatacacacaacagtgcatttatacactcaaaaagtgtattatttgaacagaaaaatgCGCTTGTTTATTTAAATGCGCTTTAAAgtgcatgttattggcaccgtatcttttaagcaaaaaatacggtgccaataacatgcgctttaatgcgcattaaaagaGCATTAAATGCCCATtaagtgcactttttcgagaagggtataatttggagttactgaaattaaaatgccaatgaaaaacgcttttaaattcattcgatCTTAACATTACACATTagcgacgtgtatttttgtcacagaacgattttcatataacaaaaaaaaaggaaaatacattttaaaagccattatctgttcatatccgcacttttcagtcatatccgccgATATGAGCCTAtctgttcatatccgcacttttcagtcatatccgccgatatgagtcatatacgcattttagtcgtACCCTATGTCGAGGCATgtacgacaactctgctggagaatgttaccaatgctaatcagcgagatatgTCGATTAGAAAATCGACACTATCTCAAATGGACctgctcggtcttttacatagctcgccattgtgaagaatttttccatggtatgataacttgGACGATGTTGAAGCAGCATGTGATAAATGGCAGAGAAAACAAAGATAATTATTTTTGCCATGTTTTATGTTTGtgtgtattaaccctttcccacctggaagcaaagtgaaaatggctatgtgcaaacagcatcaaaccagaacagcctgtgagtaactcgcagtctgttcaggctttatgctgtttgctgctcatcagtatcaaaggtttGGAGaagaagccttaaaaacttgaatctagtaataaaggtcttaaattaaatgtaattttctaagggactacaaatgcgtcaaaatatgtatctgagtggtaaagagttaagacGCTTTGAGGTCCTTCCAACTCGAGgatgcattatgtgaggacccagagtgtgtccaaACTATTTGACTCATGAAAGGTGGTTAACAATTTTGAATCACAGCAGCAATTTCcagttgtttgtttttcaatgaaAGATATTCATAATTTAATTGTGGTATTATACTGTGGGGGGGAAGCCAGAGTACCCAGACTAAACCCCACCCGTCTGGTATGGTGACTACAAACTAAGCTAACATGCTTTGGGAATgggaattgaacccgggtcgTGTTGGTGAGAAGAACGTGTACCAATCACTGCGCAAACAAGACAGCATATACCATGTATTATTCTTTAGTAAGTCAGTGTTATAAATTATCCCTTTACCATATAGATACGCACTTTGACGCGTTTGTGGTCCctgagaaaatcaaattaaaattaagacCTTTTTTACTCGATTGAAGTTGTAAAGCCTTCAATTcgaaccctcagatactgatgagcagcttaCAGCATAAAATCTGCACAGACTGAAATTTAGttgcaggatgttctggtttgatgctggttgcataaagccattttgACTTTCCTTCTGAGAGGGAAGGGGTTATAAATGCAGATAGACCATAATTTGATAAATACAACTCACATGGATGTAAAAATGGGACAAGAATCCAGCATGCTCTGTATGAAGTCATTCTTGGTCTTGTAATAAAGGCTGGGTTTCTCGGTGTAGCTGAAAAGGCGTAGGATACGTAGCAGCGTCCCTATGAAGAAGCTCAGAAACATCCACTCTAGGCCCATCAACTCCATGGCTCGATGTATTGTGGTAGGAAAACTTCCACTCATCTGATGGATTTAATTTGGGCTAACCTGAAACAGGTTTAGTTCTGGATTGTTTAATAATTTCAACAACACTTTGTGTACCGGTATAAGCTGGATTTTTGTTATGAAGAGATCTCGTTAAAATGGAAAATTCCCTACCTGCGGAGAGTATTGTCCCTATTTAGCATGTGCAAAATGATGTACTAATCTGAGCAGACacttttggcacatgcattaattttgaagttgcacagaacgaggctcatttaatgtgaaataaatttgcgttttgttaaaattttatctTCCATATTGTGCATTAAACATGCATGTGCCTTATATTTGGTAAAGtacagttataaaaaataattgattaaaataaggGGTATGAATTGAATATGTGTATGAGTTAACCCAAATCAGTAATGTTTCACCAGAGTACAATTTAACTAAGCTTGTTGACCTGTTAAGAAGCGTATTGCTAGTTTCAGTTTGGGTCGAACAATGTCACAACATCATTCTACTatatataacaagactattgccaagcaatacaagatgtgtttgtgaaacacaatgtccccctatatgatgtttgaccttgaaggatgaccttgaccttgtgaaggatgaccttgacctttcaccactcaaaatgtgcagctccatgagatacacatgcatgccaaatatcaagttgctatcttaaatattgcgaaagtattcataaaatgagcgattttggccacatatatttgacctctgaccttgaaggatgaccttgaccttgaactttcaccactcaaaatgttcagcttcatgagatacacatgcatgccaaatatgaagttgctatcttcaatataacaaaagttattgcaaaatgttaaagttcgcgcaaacagaccaacaaacagaccaacagacagaccaacagacagaccaacagacagggcaaaaacaatatgtcccccactactatagtgggggacataaaaagtcccctaccggctccaccattgtcagaaatttcaccattgtcagaatttttattttatttgtttccatagcaaccaaaatttttgacgtaggaacaaaatgaaatgacgtgcataatgtccatattgccatctatccatgttccaagtttcatgaaaaaatattaagaactttttaagttatcgcaggatccagaaaaaaacaccattttcagcactatttctagtctatttgttgccatagcaaccacaatttttgacgtaggaacaaaatgaaatgacatgcataatgtccacattgccatctatccatattccaagtttcatgaaaaaatattaagaacttttaaagttatcgcaggatccagaaaagtgtgacagacggacggagacgAAACCGGTAAGGGACTAATTACACAAGAGGACCATTATGACATTTATGCACTCACCTAATTTCACCAAATCAATTGTTTAAGACTTATCCCATGCTTAATGTTGCCCATTACATGGATCCAATTTGTTTCCaagctttgacctggtgacctaatttttagATTTGTTTTCAGCCtatatatggtcaaaataaaaattctaaccaactttcataaaGTCTgaatcataaataaagtaaccAGGACTTAGATTTAAGCTGGTGACACATTTTTAGGGGGCAAAGTGACCTACCTGTACATTTTTTATCagtgtaaaaatatttaaataaacattctaagcaagtttcatcaaaattgaggAATAAATATTACCTGAAGAGTGATTTTAAGGTTTTTCTAATAGatgatctggtgacctagttttgggacGCACATTACCTAGATTTAAGCTAAACCTATATTTTGTCCAGATAAtcattctgacccagtttcatcaaGATCAGTTTAAAATATGTGGCCTCAAGAGGGTTATGGAGCTATAAGTTGACAATGCATGCCACACACTGCATAATGAGGGCGATCACTACAGCTCACCTTGAGCaatttgtgctcaggtgagctacacaACTATATTCCTTTGAACGTTTATGTGTGCAGGAACCTAACAAGATAATTTCAATCTCATGTTTCTTTCAAACAGCATATAACTTATAACAACAACATTTGCAGGGCTTCTCCTGACTAAAGTATTTTTAGAaaaatttatcataaaacatATAAACTGCTCACGTGTTGGCTGTTCATGAGTTTTTATGATAAAATAGAGGCAAAAAACAATTTTCATTAGCAAACTGTGCTAATTGTAGACATTTTCTACGTTGGCAAATGGCAGAGTAAGCTCTAAATTTGGTTATTGATTAAACATAAGTCTGTTTATCGAACCATTCAATAAATTGATGATTGTTTTTAAATGGGCTTTATGTGTGGTAAAttccatatataaataaaatacctGTACTTGCAATATTTGACTTATAGTAATACATGTAACACATTTGATACCAGAATGAACATAACACTCAGTGTTACATCCTGAGCCAAATAATTGTACTCAGAAGAGAGCTTGGACAATTCCTGATATTGCGGTCCCTTCTACTACAAAGAACTTTGCTTATAACCAAAAATCATGTACAAAATGCACGAAAAAAGTCCAAATACCAtgcatatttaaagaaaatgtatttttacacTACAATGTGATATATCTATGAGCTTGTCCATTTGAATtcacaacaagatgtgtttgtgaaacacaatgtccccctatatgacgtttgaccttgaaggatgaccttgaccttgtgaaggatgaccttgacctttcaccactcaaaatgtgcagctccatgagatacacatgcatgccaaatatcaagttgctatcttcaatattacaaaagaattcataaaataagcgatttgggccatatatatttgacctctgaccttgaaggatgaccttgaccttgacctttcaccactcaaaatgtgcagctccatgagatgcacatgcatgccaaatatcaagttggtttcttcaatattgcaaaagtatttataaaacaagggctgtttgtaaaacatgcatgcctcccatatgggctgtccgttgtagtggcagccattgcatgaatacgttttttgtcactgtgaccttgaccttttacctagtgacctgaaaatcaatcaaggcgtcatctgcgagtcacgatcaatgtacctatgaagtgtcatgatcctaggcaaaagcgttcttgagttatcatccgaaaatcatttactatttcgtgtcaccgtgaccttgacctttgaccttgtgacctcaaaatcaataggggtcatctgcgagtaatgatcaatctacccatgaagtttcatgatcctaggcatatgcgttcttgagttatcatccggaaaccattttactatttcgggtcaccgtgtccttgacctttgacctagtgacctcaaaatcaataagggtcatctgcgaatcatgatcaatgtacctatgaagtttcatgatcctaggcccaagcgttcttgagttatcatctgacaaccacctggtggacggaccgaccgacataccgacatgagcaaagcaatataccccctcttcttcgaaggggggcataataagcgatttgggccacatatatttgacctctgaccttgaaggatgaccttgacttttcaccactaaaaatgtgcagctccatgagatacacatgcatgccaaatatcaagttgctatcttcaatattgcaaaagtattcataaaatgagcgattttggccacatatatttgacctctgaccttgaaggatgaccttgaccttgacctttcaccactcaaaatgtgcagcttcatgagatgcacatgcatgccaaatatgaagttgttatcttcaatatagcaaaagttattgcaaaatgttaaagttggcgcaaacagaccaacagacagacagggaaaaaacaatatgtcgcccactactatagtgggggacataaaaacaaactaGTATTCTCCGCCTGACCATTTTTAGAAAATTCAAGATGAACATGTAATGGGCTTTCTGTGCCGCATTTTCTGTGATGTAGATTTTACTGTAATGTGGGGAAAACACAAAAACATCTTATAAAGttataatgttaaacaaaaattgtaTACTTAAAATAAACATTCCTTTATAATAAGTGCCTGgtcatgttaacccatttatttaACTAGAAATAGCGTGGCAGAGGacaacgcgtatccccatgcgGCATgattgacccagggggcgccccagggttggtaatggggcaatgcatagttgagattgacagttatgtcataagagatgttcagtatcaattggaagtaaatctgtgtataaatgaagaagttaatgtaaaataacataaaacaagatatgtgtttgtcagaaacacaatgctacctactgcgccactttgatttataaaaaaaaacttcatttggcaggttcattaattacctccttttaaagcttattacttcccttggatttgctttttgacttttgaccttgaaggatgaccttgaccttttcccactcaaaatgtgcagctctatgagatacacatgcatgccaaatatcaagttgccatcttcaatattgcaaaagttatggcaaatgttaaagtacatattaacataaaaaaatgtgtgaaaatctatgacccggccccaccctgcaccacataacttttgacccaggagtcagatcaaaattccaaatagtgcaggtttgcacatatgctcatagctaccatgtgtgtaagtttcaaggttctagtgcttatagtgtaggagatagtggccaggacggatgaacagacggcggagataaccacaatatccccacacttttcaaaaagcgtggagATAGAAACAACAGCATTtataaatatcaattattttcCTACTGTTATAGGTTTGATTGgtaataattaaatgttatttttgtacatattacATAACCTAagcttttttgttgttgaaaaattgctaaaataaatatgaccaCTTTTTTTATGGGTAAAGAAGCTAAGACTTTACCGGATTATACTGGCTAAGTCTATGTTAACCCTACATGCAGATAGTGACTGATTTAAgaattaagtttaaacctatttcaCAGGTAtgacataaaaaaatacaatttttgctTTTCAAGTAAACACATACATGAAGCATGTACGTCCACTATTCCTTGGGTATGATACCCTGTTGTATATGCCACTCCTGGTCTGGTAAGGTACCTTACACTTTGGTTTTAAATTACAATGCAAAATTAAGTCAACATAATACAGCGAAAATCATATATAAAACAGCCATCATGTGACAACAGTCTAAGGTAGTTCAAATAACGAACCTTGCACACCTGTTCCAGAACCAAACTATAAGGAACAGACCTTTTGAGAAGACTTACATAATTTATTCATTATCATTTACTAGTGACCCAACCTATTGATCGATAGGAATCAATATTTACTGCAAGGCCCATAAGTGACTTGCTGATATCAAGTCATTATAGTGTTACATGTATATGGCCTATAATCTTAATAGCATTTATTCTAGCAAAATAAATGAGATGTTAAACacaaatttaatgatatttatcaTCATTGAGaattaattttgcaaaaatataaagTACCAATTTGAAAGTATCAGAATAATGGGAAAGGGCCTTACTTGTTTTCCTACATATAATTGTGAATGGTTGATTCTAGcccataaaatacaaataaacaactaaaatattattacttttattttaggaAATTTGTTGTAACCATGCCAGTGCTCCAGTACCGCAGCCTGCCCTCCCGAAGCCCCTTCCTGcccttttattaattttttttaaatcttttattacattgtaattaatttattcctaattgtatacattttatctgcatggtttaataataatggcaataatatattcttacaattattaataacataaaaataaatatgcaacacCCAACAGGGAGCATACATCGCGCgtttgaaagtgcccttttgacaaaattctgcgcatttgaaagtgcccttttgacaaaatagccccaccctgcccttttcaaatcctagctggagcactgcatgctatttcaaatcagtttctatgtCATGTAAATGCCAAATACAAAAAAACTTTATGCACAGTTTAGACTTTATTGAAGGTCTActctataaaatgataaaatatacatcatGTCATGATGTAATCTTAAACAAAAATAGTCTAAAATATTGAGTATTCTattaatctaaaataaattgtattattttgtatatttcacAAATGTACGTACCTCCACTTTGACGCGTACGACGCACTTACAGGTAGCTGTGTATGTACCCTGTTAGTTTTTATTGATCCGAGTATTACATACATTCACATATCATGCACAAATCAGGTTCATGTATACAACGCATGATACACAAAGAGCGCAAAGGTGAAAATCATCCGGCCAAGGGGTCACGATATAAATCGATTGACTAATACACAAATGAGTGACTTTTATACTCCTTTTTTTGTGATATAAATAAGTAAAAGCTTGAAATGAATTGCACTGTTACCTTTTTCAACTATTTGCAGCCATGATGCAAGTTATTTGGTTCAAACGCATCAGTGTCACTTCATCTGTCAAACAGTGCAGCTGATATTGACGATCGGAAAAGACTCGTGAAACTCCGCTTCTATTCGGTAATCTACgcgggtgctggaggtttcggtaaatgacaagttcggtaaattgatttatagagtaaaagccgtggaggtttcggtaaattgattttgtagaggaggtatacctacaacgaggtgttaatgacacctattatcggcttacaataacactgggggcatttatttgcaaactgtggattaattttgagttgagtaattaatgctatgcctaaggtaaagaattaagggaaatgaatgagctacctctgaaaaacgaattctgttaggaaatttttagttaattttacgatttaaataacgcaatactgttgtttggtttttaaattggtgcttttatttaaataacaaaatagtaacataatagtaataagaaataatgatttatggcggaataaATGTAAGCTCtgcaattaagtttaatgctattttaaaaagttttttatgatttaataaaaaaggtttcatgttgaattttatatttatttatatgttttattatttctttctgattgagaaaaacacaagaaaaaacaatatataaaatttagtacgtgtacgtaattaataaaaagtattataatgatacgcgttatgttttataattatgttaagtgcgcgtgtcattgaacgttgagttaagcgaagagatacacatacttgaaaactgataaaaatgacatctaacacaacgccagccgaatgaatacactgtgtaatagcaagctgccgtgatgatcattatcttatcaaattaatacacaggcacctggctactgtactggaacaatgggttttacggccaaaataaatgatatcattttttgcctaaacaaatcggttcaataaataaataataactgatttactttgtaattcgttttatttaccatatattataaataagcaacaactaaaccttggatacaatatatatatatttgaatatttcatgtcatttaaaaaaatgagggagtaatcacatattaattagatacatttttgacgtactacaatattaatacgacacattattatcattcagattttctAATACAAATGAGATACATTTACGACactgttcaatttaatgttacatttcaaccatatcaGTCGTTCATCGTTCAAGACTCGCCGTcgtcgagcatgtggtggaccgcTGTGGATGGTCCAAGGGCATTGATGTGGCTGATGATCCTCAGAAGTTCAGTGGTTGTCAGCTTCTCCTCTTCGTAGTCATCCCATGCTTGATGTAGTCTGCCGTGTATCGTAACATACTTCTTCCGTCTGATCTTCGTGAGAAGGTGCTGGCTCACCAGCCGTATATGTAGATCAACTGTCTCAGATTCCTCTCTGAGAAGGTTGGCCAACTTGTAAAGACCGAGGTTGGCTGAACACGCTCGTGCGTTGATGCGTCTATGCCATcctgtaattataataaaaacatgtttgtacttaataacatgattatgtcatttttttatcagtttttaataacagtattatGAAACAAATGCTTATTACCGATATTGTATAATATGaaagtataatattaatatacgaaTAATATCCAATGTGAAACTGTGAATTGTTTCAtacttataaattaataatgctaATTGTATTATAGTTACCTTCCAAGTCGTTGTTCGTGCGCACCTCCTCTCTAAACACGCACCAATTGAGGGGTCGCCATACACTGCCGTGGATCCATGTACGGGAAATGTACTCGCATACCCGCAGTACGGGACCCCCGACTCCTTCAGCAACCTCCATCAGCCTGTTGAATGCCGGTTCAATCTGTTCAACTGGTAGATAAGGAAGGGACATAATTTTCCTAAAGAACTCGAACTTGTCACCATGTTGCTGATACGCGGTACTCAGTCCCTCTGTGGTGATCTTCCTGTATATCCGCTGTGTAAAGTGGAAGACGCATCCCCGTATCACGGCATCAGGAAAAACCTCTCTTATCGCCTGCCAAGTTGCTGAAAATAGAAAATACATAGAAATTAATAGTAatcaaacatgtattatttatgttattgctACAAAAGTGAATTACTCAAATCAATTTAGTCGTTTTATAatagtttaataattaaataattgaactATTAAATGAAATGTAAGGAGAGGTAGCGCAATACAGTAACGTTGATATAACCGGACGCCTACTTACCTCAAACGCTAAGTCTTTAGGATCATCGGGACGGAGACGTCTGTGGTGGTTGACAGCACGAACTAGATTTGCTGGTTTGGGTAGGCTGACATCGTTTGGTGCCACCATATCCTTCATGACACGTTCCACGATTGCGGCGGCTGGCTCAAAGACACGTTCTCGCGCCAGTTCCTTCACCTGAAACAAATATAACGTAAGTTATCTATGATTATAAGTtatattgttcaaaataaaatacacttcaatgtaaaattgatttaataaaataagtaataaGACAATATCCATATTATAAGTTATATAAGATTATAAGTTAGATTGTGCAAAATAAATTACacttcaataataaaatatccaAACAATCGTACCTTCTTAGCTATTTTCATCTTTTTTGTAGCACCAGGATCTTGTGGATGAACGTGTCCTGCTACACCCGATGTGAACATGTCGCGGTACTGTTTCACGGATGCCGGACATTTTACTGTCTTGTTTCGCACCGAGCATCGCCAGAATTGTCTCTCTCCGGACGTtacctgaaatgataaaaaaaaaatcatgtgtaatatttatttcagtgAATTCAACATGCGTGTAACGAATTATCATGCAAAATCACagaattttatattattataaacacgTTCATGCGAGCTGCATTTATCAGACATCTTATGTATTCTCAATGTATGTAATTCATTTTAATGAAACGTAAAATACATACCCCCTTCGTGTAAGAATATCCATCCGAACTGATCAGTTTCGCCGCACCTCGCTTAGTCCCGGACTCCACAATCTCATACGTAATTACGGCGTCGTCGGCGGGGATTTCGTCTTTCAGCTCAAGGTCATCAGGTAAAGACGTGTCTACCACTGGTGTTGGTCGTTCGTACTCTTGAGCTAGGTCGAATGACACATCTGGTATGGTAGTGTTACCCCCATGTCTTAGATCCTCTTGCGCAAGATTTCTGAGTGGCGATACCGGGATTTCAAGTGGCGGTGGTGGTTCGTCGCCGTTCCTGCAACCATTACAGAACCACTCTATCTGTAACTCACCATTGCGAAGTTGCATGTACTGCTGATGGgtaatttctgaaaataaataaagcaaagttataacataatatgattttatatttacAACCATTATCTGTTAATTTACgttaattaaaataatcattgGCATTACTTATAATCAGTTTTAAATCACGACATTACAGGCGACCACACAATTCACAATTTTAATGTATCTATATTATCACAAAGAAATTACTAAGACTTACCGGTGTGTCTACGGTGACTCCATCTTCCACATGCATCACATGCAATAGCGTGCGCACGAGAAGTGACCTCAATATTGCAGAAAATACATGGATGTTCAGCCATGATTGTATGATACAGTAAAAGAAATCATCTGCCTATATACATACTTTAACATttgagcaacaacacttaccATAATTACTCGATAACCCGCGAAAATTTTCTCTTCATCCTCTCATTGATTTCTTATTTGACAATGAccatgataattttataattacctaattacataataatgttatttttaccacaaataaacatcctttgatgtcaccaccagtatttttt
Encoded proteins:
- the LOC127875289 gene encoding uncharacterized protein LOC127875289, translated to MVVNIKSYYVITLLYLFSEITHQQYMQLRNGELQIEWFCNGCRNGDEPPPPLEIPVSPLRNLAQEDLRHGGNTTIPDVSFDLAQEYERPTPVVDTSLPDDLELKDEIPADDAVITYEIVESGTKRGAAKLISSDGYSYTKGVTSGERQFWRCSVRNKTVKCPASVKQYRDMFTSGVAGHVHPQDPGATKKMKIAKKVKELARERVFEPAAAIVERVMKDMVAPNDVSLPKPANLVRAVNHHRRLRPDDPKDLAFEQLGRR